The region CTACTTTAAAATACTTCGTGAACATCAAAGCGACCGCTAATACAATCCACATTAAGCCACCTTTACCAACTATATTAATAGTACGAGCAATCCATGTCATCCATTTTCTTCGCTTCACATTTACTCTTATCCACTCAATTATTTTGTAATCTATTTGTGAAATTTGTTGCTTCATCATGACACCACCCTTTTTACATCAGTTACCTAATGATACTAGCTGACGCCCTTTTCGGTTCAGAGAATGTTAAGAGATTGCGGTAAAGCTGTCGTCACCTGCAAGCTAGCACTTGCAGAAAGTGACAGATTCACGTTTTTGTAAAATTAGACGATAATTATATTCAATAGTTTTGTTTTTACAGGCATAATACGGATAATTCTATCTCCCTTTAAATCGTCAATAAATATTTAATCTGTTCCAACAGTTTCACCAAAAATATTTTAAAACAAAAGGACTATAGCAAAATGATCCTGCTCAAATAAAAAAGACGAACAATGAATGGAACATCATTCGTCTCCTGCCCTTATTAGTTCCTTGCGGCGTTCTTCGCCTATAGTAATGGAACAACGTACGAGTTATCTTAGTTTTGTGTAATAAAAAATCCGCTGTTTCCGAGCTAACAATGCTCATCACTTCTGATTTATGTCCCACTCTCTTCTTTAAACTTATTTCAACAATACCTGTAATCCGGATGCCAAAACACCGCCGACAATTGGTCCACACATTGGAACCCATGCGTAACCCCATTGTGCATCTCCTTTATTTGGTACTGGTAGTATTGTGTACGCTAAGCGGGGACCCCAATCACGTGCTGGATTCAGTGCGAATCCGGTCGTACTACCTAAACTAGCACCAATTATCGTAATTAACATACCTACAATAAATGGCTTTAACCCACTAGAAAAGTCTCCTAGATTTAACAGTACAAAAATAAAAGTAAACGTTGCAATTATTTCTGAAATGAAGTTAAACACTGGTGAATTAATCGCGGGAACAGTAGAGAAAATTCCAATTGAGTTTCCGTCATCAGCATTCTTTGATTCCTTGAAATGCGGATAAAATTGCAAAATAACAATTGCGGCACCAACAAATGCCCCTAAGAATTGTCCGATTAGATATGGAAGTACGTTTGCCCAAGGGAAGAATCCAAATACTGCGAAGCCAATCGTTACGGCTGGATTAAGGTGTCCATCTGAGCCTAGTGAGGCCGCAACGTAAACCCCCATTGTAACTGCAAGACCCCAGGCTATACTTACAAACGTCCATCCTGAGTTACGAGCATATGCTTTTTTTAAGTTTACACTGGCACCCGTACCAGCACCCATAATAATTAAAACCATCGTGCCAAAAAATTCTCCAATAAAACCGTGCATGTTATTACCTCCATCCTAAAATAGGTTACTTAATTTTTAACTCGTTAATTTGCTTTTCAACATCCTCCAAACTAGTATTTACCTGAAGCAATGCTGCTGCCGTATAGGCACTTTCAACAAGTGCTGTATCATACAGATGTACTTTCTTATCGCTCATCTCAATTGCCATTTCTAAGTTCATCTTGGCGCTACCTAGATCATAAAATGCCAGTAACTCGTCTCCAGTATTTTGTTCAAAAGCTGTTTGAATTCGCTCTATGCTTGTACCAACACCATCGTTCTCAAGTCCACCAGCTGTTGTTACCGAAACATCTTTCGCAACTTGGTCAATTAATCGTTGAACTCCTATGGCAATATCAGATACATGTGAAACAATTACGATTCCATATTTCATCATCTATTCTCCTACCTTTAATAGTGTCTTCAATAGATAACCTGATGACATCGAACCCGGGTCAATATGTCCAATTGAACGCTCTCCGACATATGAAGCACGACCTTTAGTTGCCTGCATATCCCTTGTTTTTTCAACGCTCTCGTCAATCAGCTTACTCGTTAGTTTCCCAGCAGAAACGGCCTCAGCAGCCGGCTTCCAAACATCAACCATTGTTTTTTCGCCTTCAGTCGCATTACCGCGGCGCTCGATGCCGGCCAATCCAGCCGGAATTAAATCCTTAATATCTCCAGAATTGGTTTTACTCATCTCCAGAAATGCAGTTCCATATAATGGTCCTGCTGCTCCACCAACTTTGCTGATTAAACTCATTGCAATCGTTTTTAATACATCAGATACAGAATTAAATTCTTTACCATCAAGAGCTTCATGGACGGCTTCCATGCCACGAGCCATATTATTACCATGATCACCATCACCAATTGGCGTATCTAACTCACTTAAATACCCTTTTTGTGCCTGAATTTCTGCATTGAAATCATCCATCCACTTAATTGTTTTTTCAACATCTAAAGTCATAATTTCTCCTCTTTTACCAAGCAATTGTGTCAACTTTATAATTTAAACGATCGAGTAACTCATCTGAATCTAGTTTAAATAACGTTAGAGAAACTCCTGCCATATCAAGCGAAGTCATTAGATTTCCAACTTTTGTAAAATCTACTTTAACTTTTAAACTTGCTAACTTATTCAATACATCATTCATAAAAATATATTCTTCCATTAATGGTGTTGCCCCCATTCCGTTTACGAGAACAGCATAATGATCTCCATCAGCAAACTTAAATTCTTCGTTTAATTTACCAACTAATTCCTCAACTAAGTCTTTGGATTTCTGCAACTTTTCACGTCGATATCCAGGCTCACCATGAATTCCAACGCCATATTCAATCTCGTCATCTGCTAAGGTAAAACCTGGTTTTCCAACTTCAGGAACCGTTGCTCCACTGAGAGCGACTGCAATAGTCTTAATATTAGGCAGAACTTTTTGTGCTAAAGCCTCAATTTCATCTAAACTTGCACCTTGATCAGCAGCTGACCCTAAAACCTTATGCATAAATAACGTTCCTGCAACTCCACGACGACCTTGCGTATAAGTACTATTTTCAACCGCTATATCATCATCAACAACAATTGATTTAACCTTAATGTTTTCCATATCAGCCATATCCTTGGCCATTTCAAAATTCATAACATCGCCAGAATAATTCTTAATAACTAGAAAAACTCCAGCTCCTGAATCCACTTTTTTAATTGCTTCAAAAATTTGATCGGGCGTAGGAGATGTGAATACTTCTCCACACACCGCTGCACTTAACATACCTTGTCCAACAAATCCGGCGTGTGTAGGTTCATGTCCGCTACCTCCACCACTCACAATTCCTACTTTGCCCTTTATTTTGGCAATATCCGTTCGGTAGACAGCCTCTGTCCCATCAATCCTAGTTAAATAATCTGGATAGCTACGCACTAACCCTTGAACCATTTCATCCACAACATTGGCCGGGTCGTTAATAATCTTCTTCATTATTTACCTCCCTAAATATATTTCTCTGTACATATACAGGATAGAAGAAACCGCTTACAAAATAAAGATTACTGCTCTAAAATTATTATTTAAAAAATAATACTTCCAATCGAAGTTATGATACCATACAGCCTTTACTTACTTTAACGGTTTCCAAAACTGCGCAAAATAATCCAAGCACAACCAAAATATATTCATACCGTTGCATAAAAAAATAACAGAGTGACATATTTCAATATTCCTCTGCTATCTTTATATAAACAATTATTCAATTTCTGCCGCAACAATCATATCTTCAACCTGCTTCAGTGGCACTTCTTTTTCCGTATAAACACCATTTTGAATATTTTGTGCATGAAGCATCACCGTCGAAAAAATATTATTACGATGAAATGAAATATCCAACTGTCTCAAATCTCGATTTTTGATGCCTCTATACATCATCTGTTGAACTTGGCTCGCATCCACAATTGATTTAACTGCATTTACGATCGGAGAGTCGCTTTTCATTGCGTCTTTCAGACGAATTATTAACTGCATTCTATCTAAATTTTTGCTGGCATACGCAAAAAGTAGTCTAATACTTTTCCGCAATGCTTCTTCCACCGGCATATTCGAGCCATCAAACTCAATCTCAGCATACATTCGTTTTAGTTCTCTTAGATAGAGCGTCAACATAATTTCTTCTCTGTTTTTAAAATATATATATATACTTGATTGTGAAATATTTAGTCCTTTTGCAATCTTATTTGTTGAAGCGTTGGCAATCCCGCCTTCAATAACTAGCCTAGCAGCCTCTTCTAGAATATTCTGAAATTTTTGATTATCTTTTTTTCTCATATCTTGAATATAACAACAACAAATTTTATGTCAAGCTTGAAATTTATAATGTTAGTGTTTATAATATCCTAAAACGATAACATTATCATTTTAGAAAGAAGGATATTAAATCATGAAAATTTTTGTAACTGGAGCAACAGGATTTATCGGAACAGCAGTTGTTGCTGAACTTTTAAACCGAGGACATCAGGTAATTGGACTAGCACGTTCGGACCGTTCCGAAGAAAAGTTACGTAACATGGGAGCTAATGTATTACGTGGCTCACTTGAGGACTTAGATGTCTTAGCCGCAGGTGCTAAAGAAAGCGATGGCGTAATTCACCTAGCATTTACTAATAATTTTAACGACTTTGAAGGTGCCGTCAAACTAGATGTCGCTGCCATTACCGCAATGAACGAAGCATTAATTGGAAGCAACAAGCCCTTCGTAAATACTTCTGGAACTTTGATGGCAGCCAACTTGGGGCATATAGCTGATGAAAATACACCTTCAAATGATCCAATGGGCAGAGCAGTATCTACACAGAAATCTCTGTCATATTCTAACCAAGGCGTTCGTGCTACGGCTGTTCGTCTGTCCCCAACTGTTCATGATGAAACGCGGCAAGGCTTTGGAACAATTTTGTCAGGAATTGCTGCCCTTAATAAAAAGGCAGCCTATATTGGTGAAGGCAACAATGTTTGGCCTTCTGTCCATAAGTTGGACGCGGCAAAGTT is a window of Pediococcus claussenii ATCC BAA-344 DNA encoding:
- a CDS encoding MIP/aquaporin family protein; its protein translation is MHGFIGEFFGTMVLIIMGAGTGASVNLKKAYARNSGWTFVSIAWGLAVTMGVYVAASLGSDGHLNPAVTIGFAVFGFFPWANVLPYLIGQFLGAFVGAAIVILQFYPHFKESKNADDGNSIGIFSTVPAINSPVFNFISEIIATFTFIFVLLNLGDFSSGLKPFIVGMLITIIGASLGSTTGFALNPARDWGPRLAYTILPVPNKGDAQWGYAWVPMCGPIVGGVLASGLQVLLK
- a CDS encoding SDR family oxidoreductase, whose amino-acid sequence is MKIFVTGATGFIGTAVVAELLNRGHQVIGLARSDRSEEKLRNMGANVLRGSLEDLDVLAAGAKESDGVIHLAFTNNFNDFEGAVKLDVAAITAMNEALIGSNKPFVNTSGTLMAANLGHIADENTPSNDPMGRAVSTQKSLSYSNQGVRATAVRLSPTVHDETRQGFGTILSGIAALNKKAAYIGEGNNVWPSVHKLDAAKLFVDALEKGQAGSTYNAVAEEGISLKAIATKIGSLLEVPVVSLKAEDAVPYAGPFFGNALQIDNPTSSVLTKKELGWNPTHPTLLDDLSTFLSDSANVALLIEQMKQSQN
- the dhaL gene encoding dihydroxyacetone kinase subunit DhaL; its protein translation is MTLDVEKTIKWMDDFNAEIQAQKGYLSELDTPIGDGDHGNNMARGMEAVHEALDGKEFNSVSDVLKTIAMSLISKVGGAAGPLYGTAFLEMSKTNSGDIKDLIPAGLAGIERRGNATEGEKTMVDVWKPAAEAVSAGKLTSKLIDESVEKTRDMQATKGRASYVGERSIGHIDPGSMSSGYLLKTLLKVGE
- a CDS encoding TetR/AcrR family transcriptional regulator; the encoded protein is MRKKDNQKFQNILEEAARLVIEGGIANASTNKIAKGLNISQSSIYIYFKNREEIMLTLYLRELKRMYAEIEFDGSNMPVEEALRKSIRLLFAYASKNLDRMQLIIRLKDAMKSDSPIVNAVKSIVDASQVQQMMYRGIKNRDLRQLDISFHRNNIFSTVMLHAQNIQNGVYTEKEVPLKQVEDMIVAAEIE
- the dhaM gene encoding dihydroxyacetone kinase phosphoryl donor subunit DhaM — protein: MKYGIVIVSHVSDIAIGVQRLIDQVAKDVSVTTAGGLENDGVGTSIERIQTAFEQNTGDELLAFYDLGSAKMNLEMAIEMSDKKVHLYDTALVESAYTAAALLQVNTSLEDVEKQINELKIK
- the dhaK gene encoding dihydroxyacetone kinase subunit DhaK translates to MKKIINDPANVVDEMVQGLVRSYPDYLTRIDGTEAVYRTDIAKIKGKVGIVSGGGSGHEPTHAGFVGQGMLSAAVCGEVFTSPTPDQIFEAIKKVDSGAGVFLVIKNYSGDVMNFEMAKDMADMENIKVKSIVVDDDIAVENSTYTQGRRGVAGTLFMHKVLGSAADQGASLDEIEALAQKVLPNIKTIAVALSGATVPEVGKPGFTLADDEIEYGVGIHGEPGYRREKLQKSKDLVEELVGKLNEEFKFADGDHYAVLVNGMGATPLMEEYIFMNDVLNKLASLKVKVDFTKVGNLMTSLDMAGVSLTLFKLDSDELLDRLNYKVDTIAW